TTCTCGATCACGAGCGCCCCGACCTACCAGGCGGAGATCGCCCGCGCCCACAGCTTCGGCGGCCGCGCGCTCAACGAGTTCAAGAAGGAACACCGCTGGCAGCTCGCCGGGGAGAGCCAGATCCCGTACATGTACTCGCTGGACCTGGCGACGAACGAGGGGCTGAACGGCGCCCACACCATCGACAAGCACGTCGGCAAGACGGACGAACAGCTCCACCAGCGGATCAAGGACGAGCAGCGCGCGAACGGCAAGTACGACATCCTCACCTCCTCGTCCTTCCGGGATCTGGAGTCGGCGCAGAAATACACTCAGTACAACGTCCGACAGAACACTTCGGTGATCCAGGACTGGCTCAAGAACCCACCGCCCGCGAAGGACCTGCACATCGACGTCCCCTCGGTCCCGCTTGAGGGCCCGCTCAACGGGTCTGCCTCGACCGGTCGGACCGTCGTGGCGGACAAGGACACCGGCACGATCGCGCCCGCCCGGGACACCCTCGGCGTGACCTCGCATCTCAAGTACGACGCGAACCTGAACCCGCCGTTCGTCGTCTACACCTCGGCGCCCTCGTAGGGGAACGGATGATGGAACCCCTGACCTCGGAATCCCGGGCGGACGCACTCGGCCCGTACGGGTCGAGAGCCGGCCTGCGAAGCCATCTGACGACAGGAAGCTGATGCGGCAAGATCTGAATGCGGAAGCATGGGCCGACGCGCTCAAGCTGTACACGTGGGTCAGCACGTTCGTCGGCGTCGCTCCGCGCGAGCACGACGAGTGGTGGCTCGATGTGGGGGCGGTCATGCGCCTGGAGACCCGGGACCCGCGGGGCTGGGAATCCATCGACCCCTACGAGGGCGAGGACGAGCGCCTGGAGGATCCGCTGTTCCCGTGGCTGGAGACGCCCTCCACACCCGCGGATGCGGAACGTTACCGGGGGCGGGTGGACGAAATCCCCAGGTCCTCGGTGCGGTCACTGATCGTCCTGCTCGGAGCCGGAACGAGCCGCACGGACGTCTCCAGGTCACCGGGGTGGGAGGAACACAGGCCGCAGACGGAACGCCGGGCCGAAGCGATCCTGTCGCGCTTCCCCGACGGCACCCGCTTCTACACCAACCTCGGCTGGAAGAGCGACCACCCGGACTTCTGCGAACAGCCCTTCCGGACCCACGACCCCTTCAGCCGGTACGACTGGGACGCCGGACTGATCGCCGTGAACGACGACGAAGTCGCCGTGCTCTGGAACTTCCTGTCCACCTGACCAGACCGCCGAACCGGGAAGACCACGTGCTCACCAGATCCGCCACATACCCCGACCGGGAAACCGCCCAGTGGGCCGCCCAGCAGGTCGTCACCCGCAACGAGCAGGCCATCCACCGCTGGCTCGCCCAGGGCACCCGCCCCCGGCTCACCATCGAGGCCGCATGGCCCTCGCGCGAGGAGCCGGTCGGCCGCGTCCTGATCCAGGCCATGGCGCTCGCCGGACGCGGGGCCGTGGACGTGCGGGCCGCGCGGGTGGTGCTGCGGCGCGAGCCGACGAGCCCGCTCGGCTTCGTCGTGCACGGCAACTTCCCGATCTACCTGTAGAGGCACAGGCCCATGTCCATGAAGCCCCTGGAGTTCGACCGCCACTACGGCGAACTCGACCAGGTGATCAGCGCGTACGCCGGCCTCGCCGCCGACGACACCCCCGACCGGCCGGGCCAGGCCCTCACCGCCTACCTGCGCCACACCTGGCACACCCGCCCCTGGGCCCTGTCGGTCGCCGAGCAGCAGCTCCGCACCTACGCCCGCAACCCGCCCGGCCGGCTGCGGCTGCGGCTCGGAGAGTTCTACCCGGTCCCGGACATCGGGCTGCCCGAGGCCGAGATCCAGCAGTGGCTGCTGGTGCTCGCCGACCACATCAAGCAGAGCATCGAGGAAGGCCGGGTCCCGCCCCCGGCGGCGCTGCCCGAGACGCACTGGGAGTGGCACGCCCGCTACCCGGAACTCGGCCAGTTCCTCGGCGGCTGGTTCTCGCAGGACATGCCCGCGGAATTCGAGGACCACGAAGCCGCCGTCGACGACTACGCCGGCTCGGCCGACCCGACCCTCGTGGCACGCCTCGTCGGCGAGGTGCGCGAACTGCTCGCCCTCGGCCTGGAGGAGGTCGACTACGCGGTCGGCATCGCCGAGCTGGGCATGGAGGTCGACCTGCCGGTCCCCTACGCGCCGAGCGCCTGGCTGGCCGTCGTGGCCCAACAGCTGGCCCGGTTCCGCCCCGAGTACGGCGCCCCGGCCGGGCAGCCGGATCCGGAAGAGACGGCTTAGCCGCCCGACGCGATCCTGTAGCCCCCCGGGGTCGTGCCCGTCCAGCGGCGGAAGGCCCGGCGGAAGGCCGTGTCCTCCGAGAAGCCCAGCCGGGCCGCCAGCTCCGCGATCGGCTCCCCGCTCTCCGCCAGCCCCGCGATCGTCTACACCTCGGGCACGACGGGCCTGCCGAAGGGCTGCCGCCTCACCCACGGGAACCTGGGCGCCGTCCAGGACGCCACCCTCCCCCTGATCACCCTCGACGCGGACGAGATCACGGCCTGGGCGGCGCGCGAGGGCCTCGACCCGGGCCCGACCCCGTCCACGCACCCGGCGGTCCACGCCCTCATCGAAGCGGCGGTGGCCGAAGCCAACGCCACGCTCTTCCGCCCGGCCCGCATCCGCGCCTTCCACGTCCTCCCGGAGGACTTCACGACGGCCGCGGGCACCCCGACCCCGACCCTGAAACTCCGCCGCGCGGCAGTGGCGGAGCGGTACGCGGAGGTGATCGCGGGGTTGTACGGGGAGTGAGGGCGGGGCGAGGGGGAACCGGCACGGGGAGGGGCGGCGTCCACCTGTGCGCAAGATCGACAGCGGATCCGAAGGAGTTCGGCATGACCGGCACGGCCACACGGTACCTCTATCTCGTCCGGCACGGCGAGGCATTGCCGGACGAGAGCGGGCTGACGGAAGACGGGCGACGGCAGGCCACGCTGCTCGGCCGCCGCCTCCAAGGGATTCCGCTCGCCGCTGTCCATCACGGCCCGCTGCCCCGGGCCGAGCAGACCGCACGCTTGATCGGCGACCAGCTGAAGAACGTTCCCCTGCACTGCTCGGAAGCCGCCGGCGACTACGTTCCCCACATGCCGCAGCGGGAGGAACTCCCGGCAGAGTCGGCAGACTTCTACCTCCGCTTCCTCGAAGGCGCCTCCGCCGAGGAGCGGGAGCACGGACCCGTGCTGGTCCGGCAGGCGATGGACCTGTTCACCGGTCCGGTGGACGGCGACGAGGACCGGCACGAACTGGTCGTCACGCACAACTTCCTGGTCGCCTGGCTCGTCCGGGACGCCATGTACGCACCGAAGTGGCGCTGGCTCGGCCTCAACCACGCCAACGCCGCGCTGACGGTCATCCGGTACGCACCCGGCCGGCCCGCCTCCGTCCTCGTCTCCAACGACATGCGCCACCTGCCCGCCGAACTGCGCTGGACGGGCTTCCCGCCCGAGTTGCACATCTGAGTCCACCCGCCGCACCCCCACCTCCCACCCCGCGTTACGCCCCGCCCCGGGCGGGTATCTGCCTCCGCGGGAGAGGGGAGGGGCGTGGTGCGAGCTGCTGCCGTGCGGAAGTGGGGGCGGGGGGCGGCCGGGGCCGGGGCGGTCGTGACGCTCGCGGTGGCCGGGTGGCTGGTGTGGCTGCTGCCCGGGCCGCAGATGGCGGCGGTGTTCGGCTTCGGTCCCGTGGACGGGGTCGTCTCGATCCACAGGTGCTACGAGGCCGCCGACGCCGAGGGCTACGCGACGGGCACCGACTGCACGGGCTGGTTCACCCCCCCGGCGGTCCGGGGAGCCGGGGCGCGAGATCGTGCTGGACACGGCCGACGAGGAGTACCGGTCCGGTACCGAGGTGGAGGTCAGGACGGCGCGGGGAAAGGCCTACGAGCTGTCGGGGAGCGCCGTGTTCAACTTCAGCACCGCCACGGGCCTGCTCCTCGTGCCGTTCCTGACACTGGCGTCCTGGTTGTTCTCCTGCGCCCGCCACGGCAGGGTCGAGGAGGGCGAGCTCTACTTCCTCGCGGCCATGGCCGGACTGTTCGCCGCCATGGTGCTGGGTGCGCTGGCCGGGACGCTGGTCGGGATCGGCACGTTCATCTTCTGACGCCTTCGCCGCTCTGTGCCCGCTCCAGGTCGTCGAGGATGCGTTGGAACGGCCTGCGCAGGACCACGGCGACGGGGCTGGAGTCGGCGTGGGCGT
Above is a genomic segment from Streptomyces sp. NBC_01233 containing:
- a CDS encoding RNase A-like domain-containing protein, which encodes MLTRSATYPDRETAQWAAQQVVTRNEQAIHRWLAQGTRPRLTIEAAWPSREEPVGRVLIQAMALAGRGAVDVRAARVVLRREPTSPLGFVVHGNFPIYL
- a CDS encoding contact-dependent growth inhibition system immunity protein yields the protein MSMKPLEFDRHYGELDQVISAYAGLAADDTPDRPGQALTAYLRHTWHTRPWALSVAEQQLRTYARNPPGRLRLRLGEFYPVPDIGLPEAEIQQWLLVLADHIKQSIEEGRVPPPAALPETHWEWHARYPELGQFLGGWFSQDMPAEFEDHEAAVDDYAGSADPTLVARLVGEVRELLALGLEEVDYAVGIAELGMEVDLPVPYAPSAWLAVVAQQLARFRPEYGAPAGQPDPEETA
- a CDS encoding helix-turn-helix domain-containing protein; translation: MAESGEPIAELAARLGFSEDTAFRRAFRRWTGTTPGGYRIASGG
- a CDS encoding AMP-binding protein, whose protein sequence is MSSEKPSRAASSAIGSPLSASPAIVYTSGTTGLPKGCRLTHGNLGAVQDATLPLITLDADEITAWAAREGLDPGPTPSTHPAVHALIEAAVAEANATLFRPARIRAFHVLPEDFTTAAGTPTPTLKLRRAAVAERYAEVIAGLYGE
- a CDS encoding histidine phosphatase family protein gives rise to the protein MTGTATRYLYLVRHGEALPDESGLTEDGRRQATLLGRRLQGIPLAAVHHGPLPRAEQTARLIGDQLKNVPLHCSEAAGDYVPHMPQREELPAESADFYLRFLEGASAEEREHGPVLVRQAMDLFTGPVDGDEDRHELVVTHNFLVAWLVRDAMYAPKWRWLGLNHANAALTVIRYAPGRPASVLVSNDMRHLPAELRWTGFPPELHI